A DNA window from Bombus vancouverensis nearcticus chromosome 6, iyBomVanc1_principal, whole genome shotgun sequence contains the following coding sequences:
- the Nup50 gene encoding nuclear pore complex protein Nup50 isoform X1 yields MLIAYCNTKMAGKRAASTDLNHDNWDEEEKPEEAGTFKKASDDVLEKRIVKKAKRRLQNSEGSTRNVFGTFTGFKTKTSTSASPFSFLANNNTNISVNDMASKTVTNVNKSSNNETPKTNENGTNKRENTEIQTSSTMFISKNSTSDKEEQNIFKKSTDYFAKLKGLNESVAQWIKTHVDANPFCILTPIFKDYERYLKEIEAKHGSEIERSTQAQCSDNKEIANTDKNIESSPFGRTHAKAPLKSAEWKPEKSIFGNINPVSKSIFKKSEHTVNTGKPIFSTDQNSGSPKSIFDSIDQKSGSKSIFGSTSSEKNPFLSKPPTASDKSEEQETKSDSKPTTTTIVTNTTITSSFATTNTATFCFGQSSATSNTSTGFSFGSTKPFTFGAQVVQPREPEDEGKDDENEEPPKADFKPVTEEGAIYEQRCKVFVKKDGNFTDRGIGTLFLKPTPNEKTQLLVRAETSLGNLLLNTLLTESIPTKRMNKNTIMLLCLPMPESTPPPVPVLLRVKTDEDADILLETLNKHKK; encoded by the exons ATGTTAATTGCATACTGCAATACAA AAATGGCTGGTAAGAGGGCTGCGTCTACAGACCTGAATCATGACAATTGGGATGAGGAAGAAAAACCTGAAGAAGCAGGAACATTTAAAAAAGCTTCTGATGATGTATTGGAAAAACGTATTGTTAAAAAAGCTAAGAGACGTCTACAAAATTCAGAA GGTAGTACCAGAAATGTATTTGGTACGTTTACAGGTTTTAAAACAAAAACTTCAACTAGTGCTTCACCCTTTAGCTTTTTagctaataataatactaatattagTGTTAATGATATGGCTTCTAAGACAGTTACGAATGTAAACAAGTCTTCAAACAATGAAACTCCAAAAACTAATGAAAATGGAACTAATAAGAGGGAAAATACAGAAATACAAACTTCATCAACTATGTTCATTAGTAAAAATAGTACTTCTGATAAGGAAGAACAAAATATATTCAAGAAGTCCACTGATTATTTTGCTAAATTAAAAGGGTTAAATGAAAGTGTGGCACAATGGATTAAAACTCATGTTGATGCAAATCCATTTTGTATCTTGACTCCAATTTTTAAGGATTATGAAAGGTATCTTAAGGAAATTGAAGCTAAACATGGAAGTGAGATTGAAAGGTCAACACAAGCACAGTGTAGTGATAACAAGGAAATTGCAAATACAGACAAAAATATTGAGAGTTCTCCATTTGGAAGAACACATGCAAAGGCACCATTAAAATCTGCTGAATGGAAACCTGAAAAATCAATTTTTGGCAATATTAATCCAGTTTctaaatctatatttaagaaatCTGAACATACTGTAAATACTGGTAAACCTATTTTTAGTACAGATCAGAATTCAGGCTCGCCTAAATCTATTTTTGATAGTATTGATCAAAAATCTGGTAGCAAAAGCATATTTGGAAGTACAAGTTCTGAAAAAAATCCATTTTTGAGTAAGCCACCTACTGCATCTGATAAATCAGAAGAACAAGAAACAAAATCAGATTCAAAacctactactactactattgtTACTAATACCACTATTACTAGTTCTTTTGCTACAACAAATACAGCTACCTTTTGTTTTGGTCAAAGTTCTGCTACGAGTAATACATCAACTGGATTTAGTTTTGGAag TACCAAACCATTTACATTTGGAGCTCAAGTAGTACAGCCACGAGAACCTGAGGATGAAGGAAAAGATGATGAAAATGAAGAACCACCAAAAGCAGATTTTAAACCAGTAACAGAAGAAGGTGCCATATATGAACAAAG GTGTAAGGTTTTTGTTAAAAAAGATGGTAATTTTACTGATCGAGGTATAGGAACATTATTCTTAAAACCAACTCCAAATGAAAAAACACAATTATTAGTACGTGCAGAAACGTCTTTGGGAAATTTATTGCTCAATACTTTATTAACTGAAAGTATCCCAACAAAACGTATGAACAAAAACACAATAATGTTACTTTGTTTACCAATGCCTGAATCTACACCACCTCCAGTACCAGTATTATTAAGAGTAAAAACAGATGAAGACGCCGATATATTATTGGAAACACTcaataaacataaaaaataa
- the Nup50 gene encoding nuclear pore complex protein Nup50 isoform X2 produces the protein MAGKRAASTDLNHDNWDEEEKPEEAGTFKKASDDVLEKRIVKKAKRRLQNSEGSTRNVFGTFTGFKTKTSTSASPFSFLANNNTNISVNDMASKTVTNVNKSSNNETPKTNENGTNKRENTEIQTSSTMFISKNSTSDKEEQNIFKKSTDYFAKLKGLNESVAQWIKTHVDANPFCILTPIFKDYERYLKEIEAKHGSEIERSTQAQCSDNKEIANTDKNIESSPFGRTHAKAPLKSAEWKPEKSIFGNINPVSKSIFKKSEHTVNTGKPIFSTDQNSGSPKSIFDSIDQKSGSKSIFGSTSSEKNPFLSKPPTASDKSEEQETKSDSKPTTTTIVTNTTITSSFATTNTATFCFGQSSATSNTSTGFSFGSTKPFTFGAQVVQPREPEDEGKDDENEEPPKADFKPVTEEGAIYEQRCKVFVKKDGNFTDRGIGTLFLKPTPNEKTQLLVRAETSLGNLLLNTLLTESIPTKRMNKNTIMLLCLPMPESTPPPVPVLLRVKTDEDADILLETLNKHKK, from the exons ATGGCTGGTAAGAGGGCTGCGTCTACAGACCTGAATCATGACAATTGGGATGAGGAAGAAAAACCTGAAGAAGCAGGAACATTTAAAAAAGCTTCTGATGATGTATTGGAAAAACGTATTGTTAAAAAAGCTAAGAGACGTCTACAAAATTCAGAA GGTAGTACCAGAAATGTATTTGGTACGTTTACAGGTTTTAAAACAAAAACTTCAACTAGTGCTTCACCCTTTAGCTTTTTagctaataataatactaatattagTGTTAATGATATGGCTTCTAAGACAGTTACGAATGTAAACAAGTCTTCAAACAATGAAACTCCAAAAACTAATGAAAATGGAACTAATAAGAGGGAAAATACAGAAATACAAACTTCATCAACTATGTTCATTAGTAAAAATAGTACTTCTGATAAGGAAGAACAAAATATATTCAAGAAGTCCACTGATTATTTTGCTAAATTAAAAGGGTTAAATGAAAGTGTGGCACAATGGATTAAAACTCATGTTGATGCAAATCCATTTTGTATCTTGACTCCAATTTTTAAGGATTATGAAAGGTATCTTAAGGAAATTGAAGCTAAACATGGAAGTGAGATTGAAAGGTCAACACAAGCACAGTGTAGTGATAACAAGGAAATTGCAAATACAGACAAAAATATTGAGAGTTCTCCATTTGGAAGAACACATGCAAAGGCACCATTAAAATCTGCTGAATGGAAACCTGAAAAATCAATTTTTGGCAATATTAATCCAGTTTctaaatctatatttaagaaatCTGAACATACTGTAAATACTGGTAAACCTATTTTTAGTACAGATCAGAATTCAGGCTCGCCTAAATCTATTTTTGATAGTATTGATCAAAAATCTGGTAGCAAAAGCATATTTGGAAGTACAAGTTCTGAAAAAAATCCATTTTTGAGTAAGCCACCTACTGCATCTGATAAATCAGAAGAACAAGAAACAAAATCAGATTCAAAacctactactactactattgtTACTAATACCACTATTACTAGTTCTTTTGCTACAACAAATACAGCTACCTTTTGTTTTGGTCAAAGTTCTGCTACGAGTAATACATCAACTGGATTTAGTTTTGGAag TACCAAACCATTTACATTTGGAGCTCAAGTAGTACAGCCACGAGAACCTGAGGATGAAGGAAAAGATGATGAAAATGAAGAACCACCAAAAGCAGATTTTAAACCAGTAACAGAAGAAGGTGCCATATATGAACAAAG GTGTAAGGTTTTTGTTAAAAAAGATGGTAATTTTACTGATCGAGGTATAGGAACATTATTCTTAAAACCAACTCCAAATGAAAAAACACAATTATTAGTACGTGCAGAAACGTCTTTGGGAAATTTATTGCTCAATACTTTATTAACTGAAAGTATCCCAACAAAACGTATGAACAAAAACACAATAATGTTACTTTGTTTACCAATGCCTGAATCTACACCACCTCCAGTACCAGTATTATTAAGAGTAAAAACAGATGAAGACGCCGATATATTATTGGAAACACTcaataaacataaaaaataa
- the LOC117155748 gene encoding protein lin-9 homolog isoform X2, with the protein MDMDDQQISNNSTDSHMDTEESDPIPELGPAALGLQRVGSQPPPKPNPPSQPVQVLNRRGMPARIRKKNKLFYDDILVNHPHHRIKKDPSHPDTKHSPKKVSRPSPAKKQNRITNEPRKNNNILSQPVSSTMTPIKQEKEPDKPMPPSSPDRKIGQKIGMRLRNLLKLPKAHKWVCYEWFYSNIDKTLFEGDNDFMICLKESFPQLKTRKLTRVEWCKIRRMMGKPRRCSQSFFEEERRELERKRQKIRMLQQRKAADINSFKDLPPEIPLQLVIGTKVTARLRKPQDGLFTGSIDAVDTSNNTYRITFERAGLGTHSVPDYEVLSNEPPETISVASFAQKFRPRHVQYVPSPPYAMKLMSPRLNSDPLISNASVSLPKKSHIGGTMNGYPLKLLEFMVKVNKILAAKKVKIKKLKEMNSEAEKRRSFGELLPPDFERKYAGIVVELEKMNTALQDFLNDVQELCQEMAPEPSVAAMLAPSHLREKCRQEAADMIARHNSVNDREPGKMSQLVTDLTALMLQVKSLSDSDRNAYELKVLQGTMEQIRAKLSPQNQQVFQNCVEIHMQHIQLGLGQRGALTPFMAQRA; encoded by the exons ATGGATATGGATGATCagcaaatttcaaataattcaaCAGACTCCCATATGGACACTGAAGAATCTGATCCAATTCCTGAACTTGGCCCTGCAGCTTTAGGTTTACAAAGAGTAGGTAGCCAACCTCCACCAAAACCAAATCCTCCTAGCCAACCAGTTCAAGTTTTAAATCGAAGGGGAATGCCAGCGAGGAttagaaagaaaaacaaattgTTTTATGATGATATATTAGTTAACCATCCTCATCATAG aattaaaaaagaTCCGTCACATCCGGATACAAAACATTCTCCTAAAAAAGTATCTCGCCCATCTCCTGCAAAAAAACAAAATAGAATAACCAATGAGCccagaaaaaataataatatattaagtCAACCTGTATCATCTACAATGACTCCAATTAAACAAGAGAAAGAACCTGATAAACCAATGCCACCTTCATCTCCGGATCGTAAAATTGGACAAAAGATTGGTATGAGATTaagaaatttattgaaattaccaAAAGCACACAAATGGGTTTGTTACGAGTGGTTTTATAGTAACATTGATAA GACTCTTTTTGAAGGAGACAATGATTTTATGATTTGTCTGAAAGAATCGTTTCCACAATTAAAAACTCGGAAATTAACACGAGTTGAATGGTGCAAGATAAGAAGAATGATGGGTAAACCACGAAGGTGTTCACAGTCGTTTTTTGAGGAAGAAAGACGAGAACTAGAAAGAAAGAGACAAAAAATTCGAATGTTGCAACAAAGAAAGGCTGCTGATATTAATAGTTTCAAAGATTTACCACCAGAAATACCATTACAATTGGTAATAGGAACCAAAGTTACAGCAAGACTGAGAAAACCACAGGATGGCTTATTCACTGGAAGTATTGATGCTGTGGATACTAGTAATAACACTTACAGAATTACATTTGAACGCGCCGGACTTGGAACGCATAGTGTTCCAGATTATGAAGTACTG TCAAATGAACCACCGGAAACGATAAGTGTAGCGTCATTTGCACAGAAGTTTAGACCACGACATGTACAATATGTACCATCTCCACCATATGCCATGAAATTAATGTCACCGCGTTTAAACAGCGATCCTTTAATATCGAATGCTTCTGTATCTTTACCAAAGAAATCTCATATTGGTGGAACAATGAATGGTTATCCTTTAAAATTATTGGAATTTATGgttaaagtaaataaaatattagctGCTAAGAaggttaaaataaaaaaattaaaagagatGAACAGCGAGGCAGAAAAAAGACGTTCGTTTGGAGAACTGTTGCCACCAGattttgaaagaaaatatgCAGG taTCGTAGTTGAATTGGAAAAGATGAATACCGCTTTGCAAGATTTTCTTAATGACGTTCAAGAACTTTGTCAAGAAATGGCTCCGGAACCTAGTGTTGCAGCTATGTTAGCTCCTTCTCATCTGCGTGAAAAATGTAGACAGGAAGCTGCAGATATGATTGCAAGACATAATAGTGTTAATGACAGGGAACCCGGAAAAATGTCTCAATTAGTAACAGATTTAACAGCTCTTATGCTTCAAGTAAAG AGTTTATCTGATTCAGATCGTAATGCATATGAATTAAAAGTGCTACAAGGCACAATGGAGCAAATACGTGCAAAATTAAGTCCACAAAATCAACAAGTTTTTCAAAATTGTGTTGAAATACACATGCAACATATACAATTAGGTTTGGGACAAAGAGGTGCTTTAACGCCATTTATGGCCCAAAGAGCTTAG
- the LOC117155748 gene encoding protein lin-9 homolog isoform X1 — protein MAEMIESESAETLLSIKNGGYPSIDEIKSEVIDDDTMDMDDQQISNNSTDSHMDTEESDPIPELGPAALGLQRVGSQPPPKPNPPSQPVQVLNRRGMPARIRKKNKLFYDDILVNHPHHRIKKDPSHPDTKHSPKKVSRPSPAKKQNRITNEPRKNNNILSQPVSSTMTPIKQEKEPDKPMPPSSPDRKIGQKIGMRLRNLLKLPKAHKWVCYEWFYSNIDKTLFEGDNDFMICLKESFPQLKTRKLTRVEWCKIRRMMGKPRRCSQSFFEEERRELERKRQKIRMLQQRKAADINSFKDLPPEIPLQLVIGTKVTARLRKPQDGLFTGSIDAVDTSNNTYRITFERAGLGTHSVPDYEVLSNEPPETISVASFAQKFRPRHVQYVPSPPYAMKLMSPRLNSDPLISNASVSLPKKSHIGGTMNGYPLKLLEFMVKVNKILAAKKVKIKKLKEMNSEAEKRRSFGELLPPDFERKYAGIVVELEKMNTALQDFLNDVQELCQEMAPEPSVAAMLAPSHLREKCRQEAADMIARHNSVNDREPGKMSQLVTDLTALMLQVKSLSDSDRNAYELKVLQGTMEQIRAKLSPQNQQVFQNCVEIHMQHIQLGLGQRGALTPFMAQRA, from the exons ATGGCGGAGATGATTGAAA GTGAATCTGCTGAAACGCTGTTATCTATAAAGAATGGAGGATATCCGTCAATTGATGAGATCAAAAGTGAAGTGATCGATGATGATACAATGGATATGGATGATCagcaaatttcaaataattcaaCAGACTCCCATATGGACACTGAAGAATCTGATCCAATTCCTGAACTTGGCCCTGCAGCTTTAGGTTTACAAAGAGTAGGTAGCCAACCTCCACCAAAACCAAATCCTCCTAGCCAACCAGTTCAAGTTTTAAATCGAAGGGGAATGCCAGCGAGGAttagaaagaaaaacaaattgTTTTATGATGATATATTAGTTAACCATCCTCATCATAG aattaaaaaagaTCCGTCACATCCGGATACAAAACATTCTCCTAAAAAAGTATCTCGCCCATCTCCTGCAAAAAAACAAAATAGAATAACCAATGAGCccagaaaaaataataatatattaagtCAACCTGTATCATCTACAATGACTCCAATTAAACAAGAGAAAGAACCTGATAAACCAATGCCACCTTCATCTCCGGATCGTAAAATTGGACAAAAGATTGGTATGAGATTaagaaatttattgaaattaccaAAAGCACACAAATGGGTTTGTTACGAGTGGTTTTATAGTAACATTGATAA GACTCTTTTTGAAGGAGACAATGATTTTATGATTTGTCTGAAAGAATCGTTTCCACAATTAAAAACTCGGAAATTAACACGAGTTGAATGGTGCAAGATAAGAAGAATGATGGGTAAACCACGAAGGTGTTCACAGTCGTTTTTTGAGGAAGAAAGACGAGAACTAGAAAGAAAGAGACAAAAAATTCGAATGTTGCAACAAAGAAAGGCTGCTGATATTAATAGTTTCAAAGATTTACCACCAGAAATACCATTACAATTGGTAATAGGAACCAAAGTTACAGCAAGACTGAGAAAACCACAGGATGGCTTATTCACTGGAAGTATTGATGCTGTGGATACTAGTAATAACACTTACAGAATTACATTTGAACGCGCCGGACTTGGAACGCATAGTGTTCCAGATTATGAAGTACTG TCAAATGAACCACCGGAAACGATAAGTGTAGCGTCATTTGCACAGAAGTTTAGACCACGACATGTACAATATGTACCATCTCCACCATATGCCATGAAATTAATGTCACCGCGTTTAAACAGCGATCCTTTAATATCGAATGCTTCTGTATCTTTACCAAAGAAATCTCATATTGGTGGAACAATGAATGGTTATCCTTTAAAATTATTGGAATTTATGgttaaagtaaataaaatattagctGCTAAGAaggttaaaataaaaaaattaaaagagatGAACAGCGAGGCAGAAAAAAGACGTTCGTTTGGAGAACTGTTGCCACCAGattttgaaagaaaatatgCAGG taTCGTAGTTGAATTGGAAAAGATGAATACCGCTTTGCAAGATTTTCTTAATGACGTTCAAGAACTTTGTCAAGAAATGGCTCCGGAACCTAGTGTTGCAGCTATGTTAGCTCCTTCTCATCTGCGTGAAAAATGTAGACAGGAAGCTGCAGATATGATTGCAAGACATAATAGTGTTAATGACAGGGAACCCGGAAAAATGTCTCAATTAGTAACAGATTTAACAGCTCTTATGCTTCAAGTAAAG AGTTTATCTGATTCAGATCGTAATGCATATGAATTAAAAGTGCTACAAGGCACAATGGAGCAAATACGTGCAAAATTAAGTCCACAAAATCAACAAGTTTTTCAAAATTGTGTTGAAATACACATGCAACATATACAATTAGGTTTGGGACAAAGAGGTGCTTTAACGCCATTTATGGCCCAAAGAGCTTAG
- the LOC117155794 gene encoding uncharacterized protein LOC117155794, whose amino-acid sequence MDNNASFNRIYTTPDLSLVIKDIAVTDAGIYLCHGEEGQEIENKFNYRIEPIFKEHGVSYKEQGNITDWEKYREIYLASVTTRFAVSQMSELAQIREVGILLQVTSEWAPWGPCERCVRNRGYKTSVGNCQLKRQINATIANKSDSSIVKFFRRSPSLPCKAILLEEEFPAVSSAVRHLPIFILKETCKKCPRVKRVKGRRFKYIKRFVLAEGAYLTIVCPESTMDAQVSWKKDSITLERGVRRSFRKLDPEARVIVDAFGTLYLIDVSTHEEGNYTCYIDNVNMMQVKVIVISKARLVTQEFLRHLGYLGFIFLLCSFCYCSGLVYTCRRRDKFDTVVPKKDTIEKEEEEEEEETPFIY is encoded by the exons ATGGACAACAACGCGTCGTTCAATAGGATTTACACTACTCCAGATCTTTCTTTAGTAATTAAAGACATTGCAGTAACAGACGCTGGTATTTACTTATGCCATGGTGAGGAAGGACAGGAGATAGAGAATAAATTCAACTATAGAATCGAAC CAATTTTCAAAGAACATGGAGTCTCGTATAAAGAACAAGGGAACATAACTGATTGGGAGAAATATCGTGAAATATATTTGGCATCAGTTACCACACGATTTGCC GTTTCACAAATGTCTGAGTTGGCTCAAATTCGAGAGGTTGGAATACTGCTTCAAGTCACTTCAGAATGGGCACCGTGGGGTCCATGCGAACGTTGTGTACGTAATCGAGGATATAAGACGAGTGTTGGAAATTGTCAAttaaaacgacaaataaatGCG ACTATTGCCAATAAGAGCGATTCATCCATAGTTAAGTTTTTTCGAAGATCTCCTTCATTACCCTGCAA AGCAATTttactcgaagaagaatttCCTGCTGTTAGTAGTGCGGTGCGTCATTTGccgatatttattttaaaggAAACATGCAAAAAATGTCCCCGCGTGAAAAGAGTAAAAGGTCGCAGATTCAAGTACATTAAACGATTCGTACTAGCAGAAGGAGCTTATCTTACGATCGTTTGTCCCGA GTCAACTATGGATGCGCAAGTATCGTGGAAGAAGGATTCGATTACATTGGAAAGGGGTGTCCGACGATCCTTTCGCAAATTGGATCCAGAAGCTCGCGTGATAGTAGACGCTTTTGGAACGCTTTATCTGATAG ATGTTTCCACTCACGAAGAAGGTAACTACACGTGCTACATCGATAACGTTAACATGATGCAAGTAAAAGTCATTGTTATATCTAAGGCAAGATTAGTAACCCAAG AATTTCTGCGTCATCTGGGATATCTAGGCTTCATATTTCTACTTTGCTCGTTTTGTTACTGTAGTGGTCTGGTTTATACATGTAGACGAAGAGATAAATTCGACACAGTTGTTCCAAAGAAAGATACaattgaaaaagaagaagaagaagaagaagaagaaacaccATTTATATATTAA
- the rtv gene encoding QVR superfamily protein rtv: MKLRTEVFVLSAILCLVLFQGVTGLLRRCVNCRSRGDLGSCKDPFTMNSTAIEMEKGVDTVPCASGWCGKIIERHGLNNEYGTATQRLCFQRGPDDGEERCAFTVWNYKKVYMCLCFGDLCNGTTKSSISNGLILTTLSVLLRWFI, from the exons ATGAAGTTAAGGACAGAGGTTTTCGTACTCTCCGCGATTCTTTGTCTGGTTCTGTTTCAAGGCGTAACCG GACTTCTGCGAAGATGTGTGAATTGTAGATCAAGAGGAGATCTAGGATCTTGTAAGGATCCTTTCACTATGAACTCGACGGCGATTGAAATGGAAAAAGGTGTCGACACTGTCCCTTGCGCATCTGGTTGGTGCGGCAAAATAATTGAACGACACGGTTTAAATAACG AATATGGTACCGCCACGCAAAGGCTTTGTTTCCAACGTGGACCTGACGACGGTGAGGAACGATGTGCGTTTACCGTGTGGAACTACAAAAAGGTGTATATGTGCCTTTGTTTCGGGGATCTATGCAATGGAACGACGAAATCAAGCATCTCCAATGGTTTGATTCTGACAACGCTTTCCGTTTTACTACGATGGTTCATTTGA
- the LOC117155752 gene encoding uncharacterized protein LOC117155752, whose amino-acid sequence MSMMKVVVFLVAVAATRALPLSKVHVKFISPPHIYEHGITTDGDRTIDQTSYVSIGRRSTTGNPTEFGQRLHNKGNVAPYIKPENAESLWPVGVFIPPVDINDLGYSSRESRHMTPDFSNGLGYHDPYLLTGEEAMLAVKYLYSQGELFYDDIPHERALLKNQEERRRNGLHGHILRSLRPTSPFSRKA is encoded by the exons ATGTCGATG ATGAAAGTGGTGGTCTTCTTAGTTGCTGTTGCAGCAACCAGAGCTTTGCCGCTCTCAAAAGTGCACGTGAAATTTATTTCTCCTCCGCACATTTATGAGCACGGTATTACGACAGATG GGGATCGGACGATAGATCAGACGTCTTACGTCTCTATTGGGAGAAGAAGCACAACAGGAAACCCTACAGAATTTG GACAACGATTACACAATAAAGGTAACGTTGCACCATATATAAAACCGGAAAATGCAGAATCTCTGTGGCCGGTAGGCGTTTTCATTCCACCAGTGGATATCAATGATCTTGGTTACAGTTCGCGAGAATCAAGACATATGACACCTGACTTTTCCAATGGGCTTG GATACCACGACCCGTATCTATTGACCGGTGAGGAGGCAATGCTCGCTGTAAAATACCTTTATAGCCAGGGCGAGttattttacgatgatattccACATGAAAGAGCACTGCTGAAAAACCAAGAAGAAAGGAGGCGAAACGGCCTTCATGGTCACATATTGAGAAGTTTGAGGCCTACCTCGCCATTCTCTAGAAAAGCTTAA